A DNA window from Candidatus Binatia bacterium contains the following coding sequences:
- a CDS encoding alpha/beta hydrolase: protein MQVLADDGARVDALVDGRGDDCTVVLIHGFPLSREIWRTQFEALAKRARVVLPDMRGAGASSAPEGPYLMERLAADVAALLDSLGIERVAIAGHSMGGYVALAFARMFTERVTRLALVASRIRADSNEEAAARRALADRIERENDVEPVISAYLPRLFAPETLAKRTAAVESAYAIARKNGVAGMAGSLRGMALRAPAGDIAEDLEVPMLMVAGGADAVLPIEEARAVAGAFGRGRLAVCERSGHLPMLEEPELVTAALEEWLSE from the coding sequence ATGCAAGTTTTGGCCGATGACGGCGCGCGCGTCGACGCACTCGTAGACGGGCGCGGAGACGATTGCACGGTCGTGCTGATCCACGGATTTCCGCTCTCGCGCGAGATCTGGAGGACGCAGTTTGAAGCGCTCGCGAAACGCGCGCGCGTCGTCCTTCCCGACATGCGCGGCGCCGGTGCGTCGAGCGCGCCGGAAGGTCCGTACCTCATGGAGCGGCTCGCGGCGGACGTCGCGGCCCTTCTCGATTCGCTCGGCATCGAGCGCGTCGCGATCGCCGGTCATTCGATGGGCGGCTACGTCGCGCTCGCGTTCGCGCGGATGTTCACCGAGCGCGTGACGCGCCTTGCATTGGTCGCAAGCCGCATCCGCGCCGACTCAAATGAAGAGGCCGCAGCGCGCCGAGCGCTCGCAGATCGAATCGAGCGCGAAAACGACGTAGAACCCGTAATTTCCGCGTATTTACCGCGTTTATTTGCGCCCGAGACGCTCGCGAAGCGCACCGCCGCCGTCGAATCCGCATACGCAATCGCGCGCAAAAACGGCGTCGCCGGCATGGCCGGATCGCTGCGCGGCATGGCGCTGCGGGCGCCCGCCGGCGATATCGCCGAGGACCTCGAGGTTCCGATGCTGATGGTTGCCGGCGGGGCCGACGCGGTGCTTCCGATCGAGGAGGCGCGCGCGGTGGCCGGGGCGTTCGGGCGGGGGCGGCTCGCGGTCTGCGAGCGCAGCGGTCACCTCCCGATGCTGGAGGAGCCCGAGCTGGTTACCGCCGCGCTCGAAGAGTGGCTTAGCGAATGA
- a CDS encoding MFS transporter, whose protein sequence is MIASEETPAERAAHRPSLVVALTYRDFRLLWLGLLISNLGTWMQFTAMGFFVARIAGSQHQAALDLGIIGAARAVPVLLLSPLAGVIADRLPRRRVLIVTNVTMAAAALALAVLAAFHRLDMLGLVLISAVSSGAMGIDSPTRQSWVPFLVDREYVGNAVGLNSVAFNAPAAIGPALAGFLIVWVGVAGAFYCNAAATLAVVVAVLLMRPSPPSATYREPTLRAMQQGVAFIARHPALGWIVLAQFVTSVFARPYSQLIAAFAVNVLHAGARGLGWAISAIGIGGFGGALVTAYFAQRERRSVLWLQSGLLMSAGVFALAFVPTIWWSVPVLFAIGVGTLASMGATNTLIQTLSPDEVRGRALSIYTMIAIGVTPLGALVDGAIAASVGLRPTFAFAGALCTALFLAIWWLRPAVRAV, encoded by the coding sequence GTGATCGCTTCGGAGGAGACGCCGGCCGAACGAGCGGCTCACCGCCCGTCACTCGTCGTCGCGCTGACGTATCGCGACTTTCGGCTGCTCTGGCTCGGACTGCTCATCTCGAACCTCGGGACGTGGATGCAGTTTACCGCGATGGGTTTCTTCGTCGCGCGCATCGCCGGCTCGCAGCATCAGGCGGCGCTCGACCTCGGCATCATCGGTGCGGCTCGCGCGGTCCCGGTGCTGCTGCTCTCCCCGCTCGCCGGCGTCATCGCCGACCGGCTCCCGCGCCGGCGGGTGCTCATCGTGACGAACGTCACGATGGCCGCGGCGGCCCTGGCCCTGGCGGTGCTCGCCGCCTTCCATCGCCTCGATATGCTCGGCCTCGTCCTGATCTCGGCCGTCAGCTCGGGGGCGATGGGCATAGACTCCCCGACGCGGCAGAGCTGGGTGCCGTTCCTCGTCGACCGCGAGTACGTCGGGAACGCGGTCGGGCTGAACTCCGTCGCCTTCAACGCCCCGGCGGCGATCGGCCCGGCCCTGGCCGGCTTCTTGATCGTCTGGGTCGGGGTCGCGGGCGCGTTCTACTGCAACGCCGCCGCGACGCTCGCGGTCGTCGTCGCCGTTCTGCTGATGCGTCCGTCGCCGCCGTCGGCGACGTATCGCGAACCGACGTTGCGCGCGATGCAGCAAGGCGTCGCCTTCATCGCGCGCCATCCGGCGCTGGGTTGGATCGTGCTCGCGCAATTCGTTACGTCGGTCTTCGCGCGCCCATACAGCCAACTGATCGCGGCGTTCGCCGTCAACGTGCTGCACGCGGGAGCGCGCGGTTTGGGCTGGGCGATCTCTGCGATCGGCATCGGCGGATTCGGCGGCGCGCTCGTCACGGCATACTTCGCGCAGCGCGAGCGGCGTTCGGTGCTTTGGCTGCAGTCGGGATTGCTGATGTCGGCCGGCGTCTTCGCGCTCGCGTTCGTTCCGACGATCTGGTGGTCCGTGCCGGTTCTCTTCGCGATCGGCGTCGGAACGCTCGCATCGATGGGCGCGACGAACACGCTCATTCAGACGCTCTCTCCCGACGAGGTGCGAGGCCGCGCGCTCTCGATCTACACGATGATTGCGATCGGCGTCACTCCGCTCGGCGCTCTCGTTGACGGCGCGATCGCGGCCTCGGTCGGTTTGCGCCCGACGTTCGCGTTTGCCGGTGCGCTCTGCACGGCGCTCTTCCTCGCGATTTGGTGGCTGCGCCCGGCCGTGCGAGCCGTGTAA
- a CDS encoding cytidylate kinase-like family protein: MIVTLSNEYGSGALAIARRVADSLGYEYVDQQLPVVVAKRLRVSPEAVEANEDSGRTLGERLLTGLERATPELAEASAAEPFDEELLRAVQDAVREYASHGDVVIVGRGASAILGPRDDVLRVFVHAPREWRIERIARAAGIAREVAAAELDRVDRARSAHLRDWYGVTFGDVANYDLCLDASRIDGAACAQLVAAAVRAHRA, translated from the coding sequence GTGATTGTAACGCTCTCGAACGAGTACGGATCCGGTGCCCTCGCGATCGCGCGGCGGGTCGCCGATTCGCTCGGTTACGAGTATGTGGATCAACAGCTTCCGGTCGTCGTCGCGAAGCGGCTGCGCGTCTCGCCGGAGGCAGTCGAAGCGAACGAAGACTCCGGGCGGACGCTCGGGGAACGCCTGCTGACGGGCCTCGAGCGCGCGACGCCCGAGCTGGCCGAAGCGTCCGCCGCCGAGCCGTTCGACGAAGAACTGCTGCGCGCGGTCCAAGACGCCGTCCGCGAGTACGCCTCGCACGGCGACGTCGTGATCGTCGGCCGCGGCGCGTCGGCGATCCTAGGACCGCGCGACGACGTGTTGCGCGTCTTCGTTCACGCGCCGCGCGAGTGGCGGATCGAGCGCATCGCGCGCGCGGCCGGCATCGCCCGCGAGGTTGCCGCCGCCGAGCTCGACCGCGTGGACCGCGCCCGCAGCGCGCACCTGCGGGATTGGTACGGCGTGACCTTCGGCGACGTGGCGAACTACGATCTCTGCCTCGACGCCTCGCGAATAGACGGCGCCGCCTGCGCGCAGCTCGTCGCCGCCGCAGTGCGCGCGCACCGCGCGTGA
- a CDS encoding ATP-binding cassette domain-containing protein has product MEYAAPNLGLLPIVETRDLRKVFRTPKRTPGALGALRSLFSRQYEERVAVAGVNFALEPGELVGYIGPNGAGKSTTIKMLTGILVPTSGEVRVAGLVPWKQRKENARNIGVVFGQRSQLYWDLPLIESFELLRAIYNVPADQYRRNLREFTEILEMDEFLRTPVRQLSLGQRMRGDFAAALLHSPRIVYLDEPTIGLDVVAKEAIRVFIARINAERGATIVLTTHDLADVERLCKRIVLIDRGTLIYDGDIERIKSEYGRFRTLVVRFCEPIERPHLEGAQLAEVDGATARFRFDRNLQRADLLVRQASEHYRVEDVSLEEPDLEAIIRRIYVEGYGKSEEDAS; this is encoded by the coding sequence ATGGAGTACGCAGCGCCGAACCTCGGGCTCCTGCCGATCGTAGAGACGCGCGACTTGCGCAAAGTCTTTCGCACGCCCAAGCGCACGCCGGGAGCCCTCGGCGCGCTGCGCTCGCTTTTCTCCCGGCAATACGAGGAGCGCGTCGCGGTCGCCGGCGTGAACTTCGCGCTCGAGCCCGGCGAGTTGGTCGGCTACATCGGGCCGAACGGCGCCGGTAAATCCACGACGATCAAGATGCTGACCGGCATCCTCGTGCCGACCTCGGGCGAGGTTCGCGTCGCCGGGCTCGTCCCGTGGAAGCAGCGCAAGGAGAACGCGCGCAACATCGGCGTCGTCTTCGGACAACGCAGCCAGCTCTACTGGGACCTGCCGCTGATCGAGTCGTTCGAACTCTTGCGCGCGATCTACAACGTTCCGGCCGACCAGTACCGGCGCAATCTCCGCGAGTTCACCGAGATCCTCGAGATGGACGAGTTCTTGCGCACGCCGGTCCGCCAGCTCTCGCTCGGGCAGCGGATGCGCGGCGACTTCGCCGCGGCCTTGCTCCACAGCCCGCGCATCGTCTACCTCGACGAGCCGACGATCGGCCTCGACGTCGTCGCGAAAGAGGCGATCCGCGTCTTCATCGCGCGCATCAACGCCGAGCGCGGCGCGACGATCGTGCTCACGACGCACGACCTCGCCGACGTCGAGCGCCTCTGCAAGCGCATCGTCCTCATAGACCGGGGAACGCTGATCTACGACGGCGACATCGAGCGGATCAAGAGCGAGTACGGACGCTTCCGCACGCTCGTCGTGCGCTTCTGCGAGCCGATCGAGCGGCCGCACCTCGAGGGCGCGCAACTCGCCGAGGTGGACGGCGCGACCGCGCGGTTTCGCTTCGATCGAAATCTCCAGCGGGCCGACCTTCTCGTGCGGCAAGCGAGCGAGCATTATCGCGTCGAAGACGTCAGCCTCGAAGAGCCGGATCTCGAGGCGATCATCCGGCGCATCTACGTCGAGGGCTACGGTAAATCCGAGGAGGACGCGTCATGA
- a CDS encoding DapH/DapD/GlmU-related protein, with protein MILSSGTKRPKIHSSAYVAPTAIVSGEVTIGADCAILHGAVVTAEGAPVTIGAQSVVMEHAVVKASGGSVLQYPLSIGERCIVGPHAYVVGATIGDGCFVAAGAKICNGATLEAGSGVALGGIVHVKTRLPAGASVPMQHIAYGDPATIAPPGKAPEIAAKLDFYADVFNLEAGDDVRARAAETYAKFLRKAHAQDTVLEEHRNLKPPPRRSGEEPPPTQQTQVDKVVDVMMLELEEMEHRRQQAIKRQKGG; from the coding sequence ATGATTCTCTCCAGCGGCACGAAGCGGCCGAAGATTCACTCCAGCGCGTACGTCGCTCCGACGGCGATCGTCAGCGGGGAGGTGACGATCGGCGCGGATTGCGCGATTCTGCACGGCGCCGTCGTCACGGCCGAAGGCGCTCCGGTCACGATCGGCGCGCAGAGCGTCGTCATGGAGCATGCGGTGGTGAAGGCGAGCGGCGGCAGCGTGCTGCAGTACCCGCTCTCGATCGGCGAGCGCTGCATCGTCGGGCCGCACGCCTACGTCGTGGGCGCGACGATCGGCGACGGCTGCTTCGTAGCGGCGGGCGCGAAGATCTGTAACGGCGCGACGCTCGAAGCGGGCAGCGGGGTCGCGCTCGGCGGCATCGTGCACGTGAAGACGCGCCTGCCGGCCGGCGCGAGCGTCCCGATGCAGCATATCGCCTACGGCGACCCGGCAACGATCGCGCCGCCCGGGAAGGCGCCCGAGATCGCAGCGAAACTCGACTTCTACGCCGACGTCTTCAACCTCGAGGCCGGCGACGACGTGCGAGCGCGCGCGGCGGAGACGTACGCGAAGTTCCTGCGAAAGGCGCACGCGCAAGACACGGTGCTCGAGGAGCATCGCAACCTCAAGCCGCCGCCGCGGCGCTCCGGCGAGGAGCCGCCGCCGACGCAGCAGACGCAGGTGGATAAGGTCGTCGACGTGATGATGCTCGAGCTCGAAGAGATGGAGCACCGCCGGCAGCAGGCGATCAAACGACAGAAAGGCGGCTAA
- a CDS encoding ABC-2 family transporter protein has protein sequence MLPYLEFAKKAFAREATYRLEVLTEIGSLVLRVYILRALWTALYAHNTAPLNLPLHSMITYATVAMLMSLILEVDGTRLIREKLREGTIATDLMKPISVPLYFFSDGLGQTALHALLVVPALLCALLLVHVDVPSAATFAAFLLAFAVGYGVNFFVNFLMNCVAFWTLETFAAQLIVRWVSDLLSGQIIPLTLFPGVLGRIVFALPFAAIYSTPLLIYVGVIPPSQWATSIAVQIGWLALFVGLSSLVWRAASQRVVIQGG, from the coding sequence TTGCTTCCGTACCTCGAGTTCGCGAAGAAGGCGTTCGCGCGCGAGGCCACCTACCGGCTCGAGGTTCTCACCGAGATCGGTTCGCTCGTGCTGCGGGTCTATATTCTGCGAGCGCTCTGGACCGCGCTCTACGCGCACAACACCGCGCCGCTGAACCTTCCGCTGCACAGCATGATCACGTACGCGACGGTCGCGATGCTGATGTCGCTGATCCTCGAAGTGGACGGCACGCGCCTGATCCGCGAGAAACTCCGGGAAGGTACGATCGCGACCGATCTCATGAAGCCGATCAGCGTGCCGCTCTACTTCTTCAGCGACGGGCTCGGCCAGACGGCGCTCCACGCGCTGCTCGTCGTTCCCGCGCTGCTCTGCGCGCTGCTGCTCGTGCACGTCGACGTGCCGTCCGCCGCGACGTTTGCCGCGTTTCTGCTCGCCTTTGCGGTCGGCTACGGCGTGAACTTCTTCGTGAACTTTCTGATGAACTGCGTCGCGTTCTGGACGCTCGAGACGTTCGCCGCGCAGTTGATCGTGCGCTGGGTCTCGGATCTGCTCTCCGGGCAGATCATTCCGCTGACGCTCTTTCCGGGCGTGCTCGGCCGGATCGTCTTCGCGCTTCCGTTTGCGGCGATCTACTCGACGCCGCTGCTCATCTACGTCGGCGTGATTCCGCCGTCGCAATGGGCGACGAGCATCGCCGTGCAGATCGGATGGCTCGCGCTCTTCGTCGGCCTCTCATCGCTCGTCTGGCGCGCCGCTTCGCAGCGCGTCGTCATTCAGGGCGGCTAG
- a CDS encoding UBP-type zinc finger domain-containing protein, translated as MNADTCEHIERAGDPAPTTPQGCEECLKTGDRWVHLRLCLTCGHVGCCDSSPNKHATKHFHATKHPVIRSFQPGEHWRWCFVDEVFAP; from the coding sequence GTGAACGCGGATACGTGCGAGCACATCGAACGGGCCGGAGATCCCGCGCCGACGACGCCGCAGGGTTGCGAAGAGTGCCTGAAGACCGGCGACAGGTGGGTGCATCTGCGCCTCTGCCTGACCTGCGGTCACGTCGGCTGCTGCGACTCGTCGCCGAACAAGCACGCGACGAAGCACTTTCACGCGACGAAGCATCCCGTCATCCGCTCGTTCCAGCCGGGCGAGCACTGGCGCTGGTGCTTCGTGGACGAGGTCTTCGCGCCGTAG
- a CDS encoding pirin family protein encodes MATTTSRPPVFDVVRSAQRFHANRGWLDTYHSFSFADYDDPANLNWGALRVFNDDTIAPGTGFPAHPHADMEIVTYVLGGELAHRDSMGNEGVVGPGGVQFMSAGTGVRHSEFNASAQQPLHLVQMWVLPGKLGTAPSYGQMAFETDERRNKWLAVVGGDAAVEAPIRITQDATLRVARLEGGPIVAEMAPKRYGFLFVAKGTVEANGERLSEGDAVRLYDVARLAVSGEGELVFWDLPEVAP; translated from the coding sequence ATGGCTACTACGACTTCTCGTCCGCCGGTCTTCGACGTCGTTCGCTCGGCGCAACGCTTCCACGCGAACCGAGGCTGGCTCGACACCTACCACTCCTTCAGCTTTGCGGATTATGACGATCCGGCGAACCTGAACTGGGGAGCGCTTCGCGTCTTCAACGACGATACGATCGCCCCGGGAACGGGCTTCCCGGCGCATCCCCACGCCGACATGGAGATCGTCACCTACGTGCTCGGCGGAGAGCTCGCGCACCGCGACAGCATGGGGAACGAGGGGGTCGTCGGTCCCGGCGGCGTGCAGTTCATGAGCGCCGGCACCGGCGTCCGCCACAGCGAGTTCAACGCGAGCGCGCAGCAACCGCTCCATCTCGTTCAGATGTGGGTGCTGCCGGGAAAGCTCGGAACCGCGCCCTCGTACGGTCAGATGGCGTTCGAGACGGACGAGCGGCGCAACAAGTGGCTCGCCGTGGTCGGTGGCGACGCCGCCGTCGAAGCGCCGATCCGCATCACCCAGGACGCGACGCTGCGCGTCGCACGCCTCGAAGGCGGCCCGATCGTCGCGGAGATGGCGCCAAAGCGCTACGGCTTCCTTTTCGTCGCGAAGGGAACGGTCGAAGCGAACGGCGAGCGGCTCTCCGAGGGCGACGCGGTTCGTCTCTACGACGTCGCGCGGCTCGCGGTCTCCGGCGAGGGCGAGCTGGTCTTCTGGGATCTTCCCGAGGTGGCGCCGTGA
- a CDS encoding ABC-2 family transporter protein, with amino-acid sequence MLQAYLQYWRINFLTLLEYRANFIMWFVFAVVYHGVAIAALWVTMRQFPSMNGWSFREMFFLYALWMAGHELHNTLFFTVVSVPEYVREGRFDRFLVRPLDALFQVLTVPQQIVPDGLVLAIATLAVATAAAGVRVDWIFIAFVPLIVFGGALIDLGISLAIATASFWFVRVDTLRWVVMSLEQDFTRYPISIYTRGVRIVLTFVFPFAFMNYFPATYFLQKSDVGFHLNPAIGLLTPAIGAAWLAASYAFWVVGMRHYQGTGS; translated from the coding sequence ATGCTGCAAGCCTACCTGCAGTACTGGCGCATCAACTTCCTCACCCTGCTCGAGTATCGCGCGAACTTCATCATGTGGTTCGTCTTCGCGGTCGTCTACCACGGCGTCGCGATCGCCGCCCTGTGGGTGACGATGCGACAGTTTCCGTCCATGAACGGCTGGAGCTTTCGCGAGATGTTCTTCCTCTACGCGCTCTGGATGGCGGGCCACGAGCTGCACAACACGCTCTTCTTCACCGTCGTAAGCGTCCCGGAATACGTGCGCGAGGGACGCTTCGATCGCTTTCTCGTGCGCCCGCTCGACGCGCTCTTCCAGGTGCTGACCGTCCCGCAGCAGATCGTCCCCGACGGGCTCGTGCTCGCGATCGCCACGCTCGCGGTCGCGACCGCGGCGGCCGGCGTTCGCGTCGACTGGATCTTCATCGCCTTCGTGCCGTTGATCGTTTTCGGCGGCGCCTTGATCGATCTCGGCATCTCGCTCGCGATCGCCACCGCGTCGTTTTGGTTCGTTCGCGTGGACACGCTGCGCTGGGTCGTGATGTCGCTCGAGCAAGACTTTACGCGATATCCGATCAGCATCTACACGCGCGGCGTCCGCATCGTCCTGACGTTCGTCTTCCCGTTTGCGTTCATGAACTATTTCCCGGCGACGTACTTCCTCCAGAAGAGCGACGTCGGATTCCACCTCAACCCGGCGATCGGGCTGCTGACGCCGGCGATCGGCGCGGCGTGGCTCGCCGCATCGTACGCGTTCTGGGTCGTCGGGATGCGCCACTATCAAGGAACGGGATCGTGA
- a CDS encoding serine hydrolase: protein MKRAAFLGAAGAALVAARAGAATSVEAKVRAIAHRMPGKIGVYARTMALGPPIVEYGAHDRFPTASIIKVLIMTTAYATEEREPGTLSQKITFRRSDLIGGSDFMAYAADGRQFSVRELIVPMIVLSDNTAANLLIGHFGVAAINAVGKRAGMLRTHLARKFLDYTAIVHHRDNVSTPADMGRLLYLIELGAREGVPTIVSARHCRTMVAIMLGQTDRDGIPAALPRGTSVANKTGEIEGTRNDVAIVEPFGDSPFVLAIMTADAYDYPAAYAAIHAVTKTTYAVVSKSYA from the coding sequence GTGAAGCGCGCCGCCTTCCTGGGCGCCGCCGGCGCCGCGCTCGTCGCCGCGCGAGCCGGCGCGGCGACCTCGGTCGAAGCGAAGGTGCGCGCGATCGCGCACCGCATGCCGGGAAAGATCGGCGTCTACGCGCGCACGATGGCGCTCGGGCCGCCGATCGTCGAGTACGGCGCCCACGACCGCTTCCCGACGGCATCCATCATCAAAGTCCTGATCATGACGACGGCCTACGCGACCGAAGAGCGCGAGCCGGGAACGCTCTCGCAGAAGATTACCTTCCGGCGCAGCGATCTGATCGGCGGCTCCGACTTCATGGCGTACGCTGCCGACGGCCGGCAGTTCAGCGTGCGCGAACTGATCGTGCCGATGATCGTCCTCAGCGACAACACCGCGGCGAACCTCTTGATCGGGCACTTCGGCGTCGCCGCGATCAACGCGGTCGGCAAGCGAGCCGGAATGCTGCGCACGCACCTGGCGCGCAAGTTTCTCGACTATACCGCGATCGTCCACCATCGCGACAACGTCTCGACGCCCGCCGACATGGGGCGGCTGCTCTATCTCATCGAACTGGGCGCGCGCGAAGGCGTTCCGACGATCGTCTCGGCGCGGCACTGCCGGACGATGGTCGCGATCATGCTCGGCCAGACCGATCGCGACGGGATACCGGCGGCGCTGCCGCGCGGCACGTCGGTCGCGAACAAGACCGGCGAGATCGAAGGGACCCGCAACGACGTCGCGATCGTCGAGCCGTTCGGCGACTCGCCGTTCGTTCTCGCAATCATGACGGCCGACGCGTACGACTATCCCGCCGCCTATGCGGCGATCCACGCGGTGACGAAGACGACTTACGCCGTCGTCTCGAAATCGTACGCGTAG
- a CDS encoding GIY-YIG nuclease family protein codes for MTDERLPRGRPAVYVLSCRDGSLYTGATSDLARRVRVHGRGAGAKYTRGRLPVRLIAWWHPPTLSAAKSQEARFKRLRRAAKLATLRAGEAYGCRIYAYDFETTA; via the coding sequence GTGACGGACGAGAGGCTCCCGCGCGGCAGGCCCGCGGTCTACGTGCTCTCCTGCCGCGACGGTTCGCTCTATACCGGCGCGACGAGCGATCTCGCGCGGCGCGTGCGCGTCCACGGCAGGGGCGCCGGCGCGAAGTACACGCGCGGCCGTCTGCCGGTGCGCCTGATCGCCTGGTGGCATCCGCCGACGCTCTCGGCCGCCAAGTCGCAGGAGGCGCGGTTCAAGCGGCTGCGCCGCGCCGCGAAGCTCGCGACGCTGCGTGCCGGCGAGGCCTACGGATGCCGGATCTACGCGTACGATTTCGAGACGACGGCGTAA
- a CDS encoding M28 family metallopeptidase has protein sequence MKSLVLGGAILLAGLGADQPVPASAPYAPIAAMVGDVTASRLASSVQRLVDFGTRNDFSEETSTTTHGVFGARDWIERRFEEIATTSNHRMTVALDGYLQPKTAKTPRAVLESSVIATLRGTQPGRIYVMASHYDDCDGRCTDGAGTAPGADDNGSSVAAVLEAARVMAKTEFKGTIIFACFDGEELGLWGSDHYARELAKSRAPVLAVLNNDIVGNSTGGDGAREPNVIRVFSEGIPEGADVARVNLVGSENDSPSRELSRFIAEIVPVYLPDFTVRQIFRADRFMRGGDQESFQAAGYAAAIRFVEPHENFAHQHQDVRVENGVQYGDLPQYIDAEYLRRATQANVAALATLALGPAPPGGVQMVLAHLGYDTTLRWRPAAGATSYEILWRTTDAPQWEHGTDAGDVTQATVSLSKDDYVFGVRSVDANGLRSPAVYPVAVRE, from the coding sequence ATGAAGTCGCTCGTTCTCGGCGGCGCGATCCTCTTGGCCGGTCTCGGCGCCGATCAGCCCGTTCCGGCCTCCGCGCCGTACGCGCCGATCGCCGCGATGGTCGGCGACGTTACGGCAAGCCGTCTCGCGAGCAGCGTGCAGCGGCTCGTGGATTTCGGCACTCGCAACGACTTCTCCGAAGAGACCTCGACGACGACGCACGGCGTCTTCGGAGCGCGCGACTGGATCGAGCGCCGGTTCGAGGAGATCGCGACCACGTCGAATCACCGCATGACGGTGGCGCTCGACGGCTACCTGCAGCCGAAGACGGCGAAGACGCCGCGCGCGGTGCTCGAGTCGAGCGTGATCGCGACGCTGCGGGGAACGCAACCGGGGCGCATCTACGTGATGGCGAGCCACTACGACGATTGCGACGGCCGCTGCACCGACGGCGCCGGAACCGCGCCCGGCGCCGACGACAACGGATCGAGCGTCGCCGCGGTCTTGGAAGCGGCGCGCGTGATGGCGAAGACGGAGTTTAAAGGAACGATTATCTTCGCGTGCTTCGACGGCGAAGAACTGGGGCTGTGGGGCTCGGATCACTACGCCCGCGAGCTGGCGAAGAGCCGCGCGCCGGTGCTCGCGGTGCTCAACAACGACATCGTCGGCAACTCGACCGGCGGCGACGGCGCGCGCGAGCCGAACGTCATCCGCGTCTTCAGCGAGGGAATACCGGAGGGCGCCGACGTCGCCCGCGTCAATCTCGTCGGCTCGGAGAACGACTCGCCGTCGCGAGAACTCTCGCGCTTCATCGCCGAGATCGTCCCGGTCTACCTTCCGGACTTCACCGTGCGCCAGATCTTCCGCGCCGATCGCTTCATGCGCGGCGGCGATCAGGAGTCGTTCCAGGCGGCTGGATATGCAGCGGCGATCAGATTCGTCGAGCCGCACGAGAACTTCGCGCATCAGCATCAGGACGTCCGCGTCGAGAACGGGGTCCAGTACGGCGACCTTCCGCAATACATTGACGCCGAGTATCTGCGTCGCGCGACGCAGGCCAACGTCGCCGCACTCGCGACGCTCGCGCTCGGCCCGGCGCCGCCGGGCGGCGTGCAGATGGTCCTCGCGCATCTCGGTTACGACACGACGCTGCGCTGGAGGCCCGCCGCCGGCGCGACGTCGTACGAGATTCTCTGGCGAACGACCGACGCGCCGCAGTGGGAGCACGGCACCGACGCCGGCGACGTCACGCAGGCCACGGTCTCGCTCTCGAAGGACGATTACGTCTTCGGCGTGCGCAGCGTCGACGCAAACGGCCTGCGCAGCCCGGCGGTCTATCCGGTCGCGGTGCGCGAATAG